The following is a genomic window from bacterium.
TTGAATAAGGGCAAAGAAATCAAAGACAGGTTTTTTACTTTTATAGAGGAAGACGAACAAGCTTTTAATAAAGTTATGTCAGGTTATAAGCTGCCTAAAAATACGGACGAAGAAAAACAAATAAGAAGCAATGCAATACAATCGGCGCTTAAAGAAGCCGTAAACGTTCCACTGGAAGTAATAAGAAACGTCAGAATTGCGATTGAACTTGCGTTTTTATGTGCTTCCAAAGGAAATACAAATTCTATTTCGGATGCAGGAGTGGCAGGATTAGAACTACACGCTTCCGCGTTAGGCGCGCTTTATAATGTACTTATAAATCTGGGTAGCATAAAAGACGAAAACTTTAAGACTCAAGTAAAAACAGAGTCGGAAAAGTTAATAAAAGAAGTTAACGAGTTTGCGGAATTGATAGAAAAAACGGTTTTGAGCAAAATATAGAAACACGATTACCATTGTATATTAATGCTATAACCTATTTCTAAGGCGTCCATATTTATTGCCCACTCTTTTTCGCATATTATATTTCCTACTCCCCATCCCCTTATTGTCGTATAGGAGCAAAAGTTTTTCCTGACCTGTAGCTTTGCGCTTACAAACTTACATATATCAACGTATATGCCTGTATTTAGCCAATACATAGGTTTATTACCGCTTGTATAATCGTAAGAATAATCAGAGCCATAGAGTCCATACCCTTCAAAAGAATAGTCGCACAAACCTAATCCTGCCCCCAGAAAAGGATAAACTTTTTTAATTTTTTGGATAGGATAAACATTTACTCCTAATCCATAATGATGTGCCCAATTGCTGAATGCAAGAGTATCGATTAATGACTTGTTGTATATGTTATATCCGAATCCCCCGGCTTCTACATAAGAATCAAAATATTCATTCCAGCAAAACTGGACATAGAAACTTAACTCCTGTCCCGGAGTAGATGATTCGACTTCGTTTATTCCGTCCTTATTAAAATCCTGCACGGGGATATACGTCTGCCACAGATTAACTCCTGCGCTAACATTATAAATCGTTCTTGCAGAAACACAAAAATTCAAAAATATAAATAAATAGCTCATTGATAAAGTTCAAAATTAAGATGTATCGGCGTTTCAGTCCTGTTATAACTTTGACCGGATTTTGTATCTACTACTTTATAACTATAATTTTCTCCCGTGTAATCCTTGTCAAAAGGAAATAACAGGAATATATAATTGTATTGTTCGTTATTCCCTATGTCAGGTTGCCAGTCTTCATTTTTATCACAGAAAATTTCTATTGAATACTCTATCTCTGAAGTCAGATTTACTGGTTCCCATCCTGACAGGTCAATAAAATCATTTTTGCCGTAACTACCCCAAATTTCAGTATGCCCTAATTTAATAGTGTCGTTTAAGGAATATAGTATTGCGGCAATTTTACTATAAATAAGAGTACGGTCAAACATATACAACCTGATTGTTGATAACTTGTAATTAGTTGCAGTAGTTAACTTTATTTTAATAAACGAATAATTTCCCAGAGAATCTGCATATAGAGTACTGTCAATAGATTCAAATACGCTGTCACATCCTTCTGCGGATGAAGATTGAAATATTAATGTCCCGTAAGGACTGTAGTCGGTTAAGAAATTTGCGGGTTTACAGCTTAAAAGCAACAGGAAAAGTAAAATCAAGTTGATTTTTAATTTCATAAATCTATTTGAAAAGCCAATCCTAATGTAATACCGCCGAGGTTTACGCCTGAATTTACTCCAATACTTGAGTAAGCAAAATTCATTCCGCCGATAATACCCATTTTTACTTCAAAAGGTAACTTAAAAGGGTATATACCACATTTTACATTAAAGCAAGGAATTATTTCGCTACCTTCTATTGGTACGCCCCCTGAAAAATATCCGTTGTAATACGCTTCTTCTTCGGAATGACTTACATTGCAATAAGCAATCCCGCATCCAAAGCCTATAAAATAACCACCCCTGTCTAGTCTCAGTCCGAAATTAACTCCATATAACGTATAGAGTATTCGCATATTAGTTAATTCTACAATCGGATTTCCCATTTCATCATTAACAATATAATCCCGTGAGCTGCTTTTTCCTGAAAGGACGAAAGGATTTATTGTCCATCTGAAAGAATTTGTCATCGGTATAGCAATATTGCTTCCCATTGCAGATGAGGATATGTTCCCTATATTACCTTCTAAGCAAGTAGAGAATTTTACGGATAATATTGCTATTTGGATAAATAATCCCACCATTTATTTCCTTCCCCTATATAAAAATTGTAATATATTTCTAATCCCATTTGTTCACCGCTCAAATTCCATAACCA
Proteins encoded in this region:
- a CDS encoding cyclodeaminase/cyclohydrolase family protein, whose protein sequence is MNKDVSLQGFISELASNSPAPGGGSAAALSGTIGTALVCMVAELTIGKEKYKEVEAEMQEALNKGKEIKDRFFTFIEEDEQAFNKVMSGYKLPKNTDEEKQIRSNAIQSALKEAVNVPLEVIRNVRIAIELAFLCASKGNTNSISDAGVAGLELHASALGALYNVLINLGSIKDENFKTQVKTESEKLIKEVNEFAELIEKTVLSKI